One stretch of Lagenorhynchus albirostris chromosome 13, mLagAlb1.1, whole genome shotgun sequence DNA includes these proteins:
- the RNF181 gene encoding E3 ubiquitin-protein ligase RNF181 isoform X2, with translation MASYFDEHDCEPLHSEQDARTNMLLELARSLFNRMDFEDLGLVVDWDHHLPPPAAKTAVENLPRTVIRGSQAELKCPVCLLEFEEEETAIEMPCHHLFHSNCILPWLSKASGYGPCPVHPLSFRLASSSRSTDSRTSMEPCTHEVAGTAHQSSTTPSSSASDSH, from the exons ATGGCGTCTTATTTCGATGAACACGACTGCGAGCCGTTGCACTCCGAGCAGGATGCCCGGACCAACATGCTGCTGGAGCTCGCCAG GTCCCTTTTCAATAGGATGGACTTCGAAGACTTGGGGTTGGTAGTAGATTGGGATCACCACCTGCCTCCACCTGCTGCCAAGACTGCAGTTGAGAACCTCCCCAGGACAGTCATCAGGggctctcaggctg AGCTCAAGTGCCCCGTGTGTCTTTTGGAATTTGAGGAGGAGGAGACTGCCATTGAGATGCCTTGCCATCACCTCTTCCACTCCAACTGCATTCTGCCCTGGCTGAGCAAG GCCTCGGGGTACGGCCCCTGCCCAGTGCACCCTCTTTCCTTCAGGCTCGCAAGCAGCAGCAGAAGCACCGACTCGAGAACCTCCATGGAGCCATGTACACATGAGGTGGCTGGGACGGCACACCAGTCCTCCACAACACCTTCCTCGTCTGCCTCGGATTCTCATTAA
- the RNF181 gene encoding E3 ubiquitin-protein ligase RNF181 isoform X1, with translation MASYFDEHDCEPLHSEQDARTNMLLELARSLFNRMDFEDLGLVVDWDHHLPPPAAKTAVENLPRTVIRGSQAELKCPVCLLEFEEEETAIEMPCHHLFHSNCILPWLSKTWARTLHCFSQTNSCPLCRHELPTDDDTYEEYRRDKARKQQQKHRLENLHGAMYT, from the exons ATGGCGTCTTATTTCGATGAACACGACTGCGAGCCGTTGCACTCCGAGCAGGATGCCCGGACCAACATGCTGCTGGAGCTCGCCAG GTCCCTTTTCAATAGGATGGACTTCGAAGACTTGGGGTTGGTAGTAGATTGGGATCACCACCTGCCTCCACCTGCTGCCAAGACTGCAGTTGAGAACCTCCCCAGGACAGTCATCAGGggctctcaggctg AGCTCAAGTGCCCCGTGTGTCTTTTGGAATTTGAGGAGGAGGAGACTGCCATTGAGATGCCTTGCCATCACCTCTTCCACTCCAACTGCATTCTGCCCTGGCTGAGCAAG ACCTGGGCTCGTACACTGCACTGCTTTTCCCAGACAAATTCCTGCCCCCTGTGCCGCCACGAGCTGCCCACTGATGATGACACTTATGAGGAGTATAGACGAGATAAG GCTCGCAAGCAGCAGCAGAAGCACCGACTCGAGAACCTCCATGGAGCCATGTACACATGA
- the RNF181 gene encoding E3 ubiquitin-protein ligase RNF181 isoform X4, whose product MASYFDEHDCEPLHSEQDARTNMLLELARSLFNRMDFEDLGLVVDWDHHLPPPAAKTAVENLPRTVIRGSQAELKCPVCLLEFEEEETAIEMPCHHLFHSNCILPWLSKARKQQQKHRLENLHGAMYT is encoded by the exons ATGGCGTCTTATTTCGATGAACACGACTGCGAGCCGTTGCACTCCGAGCAGGATGCCCGGACCAACATGCTGCTGGAGCTCGCCAG GTCCCTTTTCAATAGGATGGACTTCGAAGACTTGGGGTTGGTAGTAGATTGGGATCACCACCTGCCTCCACCTGCTGCCAAGACTGCAGTTGAGAACCTCCCCAGGACAGTCATCAGGggctctcaggctg AGCTCAAGTGCCCCGTGTGTCTTTTGGAATTTGAGGAGGAGGAGACTGCCATTGAGATGCCTTGCCATCACCTCTTCCACTCCAACTGCATTCTGCCCTGGCTGAGCAAG GCTCGCAAGCAGCAGCAGAAGCACCGACTCGAGAACCTCCATGGAGCCATGTACACATGA
- the RNF181 gene encoding E3 ubiquitin-protein ligase RNF181 isoform X3, whose product MASYFDEHDCEPLHSEQDARTNMLLELARSLFNRMDFEDLGLVVDWDHHLPPPAAKTAVENLPRTVIRGSQAELKCPVCLLEFEEEETAIEMPCHHLFHSNCILPWLSKTNSCPLCRHELPTDDDTYEEYRRDKARKQQQKHRLENLHGAMYT is encoded by the exons ATGGCGTCTTATTTCGATGAACACGACTGCGAGCCGTTGCACTCCGAGCAGGATGCCCGGACCAACATGCTGCTGGAGCTCGCCAG GTCCCTTTTCAATAGGATGGACTTCGAAGACTTGGGGTTGGTAGTAGATTGGGATCACCACCTGCCTCCACCTGCTGCCAAGACTGCAGTTGAGAACCTCCCCAGGACAGTCATCAGGggctctcaggctg AGCTCAAGTGCCCCGTGTGTCTTTTGGAATTTGAGGAGGAGGAGACTGCCATTGAGATGCCTTGCCATCACCTCTTCCACTCCAACTGCATTCTGCCCTGGCTGAGCAAG ACAAATTCCTGCCCCCTGTGCCGCCACGAGCTGCCCACTGATGATGACACTTATGAGGAGTATAGACGAGATAAG GCTCGCAAGCAGCAGCAGAAGCACCGACTCGAGAACCTCCATGGAGCCATGTACACATGA